Proteins from one Ficedula albicollis isolate OC2 chromosome 3, FicAlb1.5, whole genome shotgun sequence genomic window:
- the TFB2M gene encoding dimethyladenosine transferase 2, mitochondrial translates to MPETRRSRTLHLRRAAGRHEHPSPEGERSGLVVRRFIACPQLVRTVRRCLQRGARPGPGPQPVLLEFAPGPGILTRSLLEAGFRVVALESNADFLTELKSLENSLDGQLKVIHGDFFRLDPLAKGALKPPAVSSDKLFETMGVAAVPWRADVPLKIFGMVPQELERNRLWRLLFAMYECSSIYRYGRVELNLFISEKEYTVLTAKPGRSKIYQALSVLAQLGYEIELLHKEPWSSFATNLKNGGLAIPKTGRLPNDHLCLVRLTPQQNLFTGNLKPSNASTFIFMVKQSFAKPKSKLTDRLYSWSLDNSDKLLKALEIPKNAAMYNLYPEDYKRLFEALQNSDMFAETFFHDEVLASTRTMNL, encoded by the exons ATGCCGGAGACCCGCCGGAGCAGGACCCTGCACCTGCGGAGGGCGGCAGGGCGACACGAACACCCGAGTCCCGAA ggggagcggaGCGGCCTCGTGGTCCGCCGCTTCATCGCCTGCCCGCAGCTGGTTCGCACCGTGCGGCGCTGCCTGCAGCGCGGAGcccgccccggccccggcccgcAGCCCGTCCTGCTCGAGTTCGCGCCCG GTCCTGGAATTTTGACTCGATCTCTGCTTGAGGCGGGTTTTAGAGTGGTAGCTCTGGAAAGTAATGCAGATTTTCTTACAGAATTAAAG tcCCTAGAGAACAGCCTGGATGGGCAGTTAAAGGTGATTCATGGTGACTTCTTCAGACTGGATCCTTTGGCGAAGGGAGCTTTGAAACCACCTGCTGTGTCTTCTGACAAACTTTTTGAAACCATGGGTGTAGCAGCAGTTCCTTGGAGGGCAG ATGttcctttgaaaatttttgGAATGGTGCCACAAGAGTTGGAAAGAAACAGACTTTGGAGACTTCTTTTTGCCATGTATGAATGCAGTTCCATATACAGATATGGAAGAGTGGAACTCAACCTCTTTATAAGTGAAAAAGAGTATACG GTATTAACAGCAAAGCCTGGGAGGTCGAAGATTTATCAAGCACTTAGTGTACTTGCACAACTCGGGTATGAAATTGAATTACTGCATAAG GAACCTTGGTCTTCATTTGCAACTAATTTGAAAAATGGGGGACTGGCAATACCAAAAACTGGG CGGCTGCCAAATGACCATTTATGTTTGGTACGACTGACTCCTCAGCAAAATCTATTTACGGGAAACTTGAAGCCCTCAAATGCATCTACCTTTATTTTCATGGTGAAACAGTCTTTCGCTAAACCTAAGTCTAAACTTACTGATAGATTATA ttcCTGGAGCTTGGACAATAGTGACAAATTACTGAAAGCACTAGAAATTCCCAAAAATGCTGCAATGTATAACTTGTATCCAGAAGACTATAAGCGTCTTTTCGAGGCTTTGCAAAATTCCGATATGTTTGCTGAAACCTTCTTCCATGATGAAGTCTTGGCAAGTACAAGGACCATGAACTTATAA